In one window of Nevskiales bacterium DNA:
- a CDS encoding putative PEP-binding protein produces NKPVADNVEVGAMIEIPAAAIAAPILARHARFFSIGTNDLIQYTLAIDRVDDEVNYLYDPLHPAVLRLIHITVEAGSHAGIPVAMCGEMASDPRYTRLLLGLGLAEFSMYPGSLLEIKRIIRHSDTRALRGTVQRLLASTDSAELHELIEQLGAPATH; encoded by the coding sequence AGAACAAGCCGGTCGCCGACAACGTCGAGGTCGGCGCCATGATCGAGATCCCCGCCGCGGCCATCGCCGCGCCGATCCTGGCGCGCCACGCGCGCTTCTTCTCGATCGGCACCAACGACCTGATCCAGTACACGCTGGCCATCGACCGCGTGGACGACGAGGTCAACTACCTCTACGATCCGCTGCACCCCGCCGTGCTGCGCCTGATCCACATCACGGTCGAGGCCGGGTCACACGCCGGCATTCCGGTGGCGATGTGCGGCGAGATGGCCTCCGATCCGCGCTACACGCGGCTGCTCCTGGGCCTGGGCCTGGCGGAGTTCAGCATGTACCCCGGCAGCCTGCTCGAGATCAAGCGCATCATCCGTCACAGCGACACCCGAGCGCTGCGCGGTACCGTGCAACGGCTGCTCGCCAGCACCGACAGCGCCGAGCTGCACGAACTGATCGAGCAGCTGGGCGCACCGGCAACGCACTGA